A stretch of DNA from Limnohabitans sp. MORI2:
TCTTCGAGCTTGTCCACCTGCACGCCATGCGCGTCAATGGGCACGCCCACCACTTGGGGGCCGTACAAACGGAAGCACTGAATGGTAGCCAAAAATGTGGGGCCTTCCACCAAGGCCACATCGCTGGGGTTGAGCAAAGTCTTGGCAATCAAGTCCAACGCTTGTTGGCTGCCTGTGGTGACGATGAGGCCGTTGGCATCTAAGCCTTTCACGCCTTTGCTGGCCATGAAGGCAGCGAGTTGTTCGCGCAGTGGTTGGTAGCCCTCGGTCGCACCGTATTGCAGCGCAGCGCCTGGCTCTTGGGTCAATGCCGCTTCGCTGGCTGCGCGGATGCCGTCCACATCAAACATGGCGCTGTCGGGAAAGCCACCCGCAAAGCTGATGATGCCGGGCTTGCCCAGCAGTTTGAACAGTTCGCGGATGGCAGAGGTTTCAACATTGTTGAGGCGGTCAGCAAATTGCATGATGGGGATAATGAGCGAATGAAAATACAGCACATTGAGCCTTTTTTTGCGACGCTGAAAGCAGCCAATCCGCAGCCCAATACCGAGTTGGAATATACCAGCGTGTTCGAGCTGCTGGCCGCTGTGCTGCTGAGCGCACAGGCCACCGATGTGGGCGTGAACAAGGCCACACGCCGCTTGTTTCCAGCGGCCAACACGCCGCAACAAATTTTGAATTTGGGCTTAGAGGGCTTGGAGCGCTACATCCAAACCATTGGCCTGTACCGCAGCAAGGCCAAGCACCTGATGCAAACCTGCCGCATCTTGGTGGACCAACACGCGGGCGCGGTGCCTCGCACGCGTGAAGCCCTAGAAGCCCTGCCAGGCGTGGGCCGCAAAACAGCCAACGTGGTGCTCAACGTCGCCTTTGGCGAACCGACCATGGCAGTGGACACGCACATCTTTCGCGTGGGGAACAGAACAGGGCTGGCGAAAGGTAAAACGCCTTACGAGGTGGAAATGCAGTTGATGAAACGCGTGCCTGCCGATTATTTGGTGGACGCACATCACTGGCTCATCTTGCATGGTCGCTATGTGTGCCAAGCACGCAAGCCACTGTGCTGGCAATGTGGTGTGTCTGAGTTTTGTAGCTTCAAGCCCAAAACGCCTCGACCTTGAGGGGCGTCATGCGCTTGAGCACCTCAAGCAATCAAGCTGTGCAACACCTCAGCGTTCATGTGTTGGTCGAGGTAATCGGCCAAGCCTTCAAACACGGTGTCTAGCGTGGGCGTTTGTGCACCAAACAACGCATGCAGCACTGCGGGGTCTTCAAACAGGCCATGCAAATAGGTGCCCATCACATTGCCTGCATCGTTTTGCCAAGCCAACGTTGGCATCACCTCGTGCGCCACTTGCCCCGCCGCCAGCATGGCGCTGTGCGCGTGGGTTTGACCGTGGTGAATTTCGTAGCCACTCACTTGCACGCCCGACAACGCCGACCATGCGCCGCGCAACGCGCCAAACTGCGCCTGCGTGCGTTGGACGGTTTTATCTGTCGCAAACTGCGTGACCACTGGCAAGAGCCCCAAGCCAGCGGCATTGCCGTCGATGCCGTGGGTGTCAATCAAGGCCTCGCCCAACATTTGCAAACCACCGCACACGCCGAGCACCGCCCCACCCTGCGCGGCGTGCTGGGCAATGGCGGCATCTAGACCGTTTGTACGCAACCAAGCCAAGTCACTGCTGGTGTGCTTTGAGCCGGGCAAGATGACCCAATCGGTGGCCTGCAAACCCGCGAGGTCAGCAGGACTACGCGCCCACAGCAGGCGC
This window harbors:
- the nth gene encoding endonuclease III, coding for MKIQHIEPFFATLKAANPQPNTELEYTSVFELLAAVLLSAQATDVGVNKATRRLFPAANTPQQILNLGLEGLERYIQTIGLYRSKAKHLMQTCRILVDQHAGAVPRTREALEALPGVGRKTANVVLNVAFGEPTMAVDTHIFRVGNRTGLAKGKTPYEVEMQLMKRVPADYLVDAHHWLILHGRYVCQARKPLCWQCGVSEFCSFKPKTPRP